The Ascaphus truei isolate aAscTru1 chromosome 18, aAscTru1.hap1, whole genome shotgun sequence genome window below encodes:
- the C18H15orf40 gene encoding UPF0235 protein C15orf40 homolog isoform X1 encodes MFGVLSRRRLKGFVSSFPRPAGSGRAPAMPRKESKGGKGQKKDAAQACHPSGPVAIDKNGSITIAIHAKPGAKHNAITDVTSDAVGVAIAAPPTEGEANAELCRYLSKVLEVKKSEVVLDKGGKSREKVVKISASTTAEAVLDKLKKEASAN; translated from the exons ATGTTCGGCGTTTTGTCTCGCCGGCGGTTGAAGGGATTTGTCTCCTCGTTTCCCCGGCCTGCAGGGTCAGGGCGGGCCCCCGCCATGCCGAGGAAGGAGAGTAAAGGG ggaaagggacaaaaGAAAGATGCAGCACAAGCATGTCACCCGTCAGGTCCTGTTGCAATAGACAAAAACGGATCAATTACCATAGCTATCCACGCGAAGCCTGGCGCCAAACACAATGCTATAACag ATGTGACGTCGGACGCTGTAGGCGTTGCCATCGCTGCACCTCCCACAGAAGGAGAAGCTAACGCAGAGCTCTGTCGCTATCTGTCAAAAGTACTTGAAGTAAAGAAAAGTGAGGTTGTCCTGGACAAG GGTGGAAAATCTCGAGAAAAAGTAGTTAAGATTTCAGCTTCAACGACTGCAGAAGCAGTTTTGGATAAGCTAAAAAAGGAGGCATCTGCAAATTGA
- the C18H15orf40 gene encoding UPF0235 protein C15orf40 homolog isoform X3, giving the protein MFGVLSRRRLKGFVSSFPRPAGSGRAPAMPRKESKGGKGQKKDAAQACHPSGPVAIDKNGSITIAIHAKPGAKHNAITDVTSDAVGVAIAAPPTEGEANAELCRYLSKVLEVKKSEVVLDKLVFGYLH; this is encoded by the exons ATGTTCGGCGTTTTGTCTCGCCGGCGGTTGAAGGGATTTGTCTCCTCGTTTCCCCGGCCTGCAGGGTCAGGGCGGGCCCCCGCCATGCCGAGGAAGGAGAGTAAAGGG ggaaagggacaaaaGAAAGATGCAGCACAAGCATGTCACCCGTCAGGTCCTGTTGCAATAGACAAAAACGGATCAATTACCATAGCTATCCACGCGAAGCCTGGCGCCAAACACAATGCTATAACag ATGTGACGTCGGACGCTGTAGGCGTTGCCATCGCTGCACCTCCCACAGAAGGAGAAGCTAACGCAGAGCTCTGTCGCTATCTGTCAAAAGTACTTGAAGTAAAGAAAAGTGAGGTTGTCCTGGACAAG CTTGTCTTTGGTTATTTACATTAG
- the C18H15orf40 gene encoding UPF0235 protein C15orf40 homolog isoform X2, with amino-acid sequence MCVYCHSRSVLPQQIKGKGQKKDAAQACHPSGPVAIDKNGSITIAIHAKPGAKHNAITDVTSDAVGVAIAAPPTEGEANAELCRYLSKVLEVKKSEVVLDKGGKSREKVVKISASTTAEAVLDKLKKEASAN; translated from the exons atgtgtgtgtacTGCCATAGCAGAAGTGTGCTGCCACAGCAGATtaaa ggaaagggacaaaaGAAAGATGCAGCACAAGCATGTCACCCGTCAGGTCCTGTTGCAATAGACAAAAACGGATCAATTACCATAGCTATCCACGCGAAGCCTGGCGCCAAACACAATGCTATAACag ATGTGACGTCGGACGCTGTAGGCGTTGCCATCGCTGCACCTCCCACAGAAGGAGAAGCTAACGCAGAGCTCTGTCGCTATCTGTCAAAAGTACTTGAAGTAAAGAAAAGTGAGGTTGTCCTGGACAAG GGTGGAAAATCTCGAGAAAAAGTAGTTAAGATTTCAGCTTCAACGACTGCAGAAGCAGTTTTGGATAAGCTAAAAAAGGAGGCATCTGCAAATTGA
- the RAMAC gene encoding RNA guanine-N7 methyltransferase activating subunit, with amino-acid sequence MTETPDPVQMYEKMFAHRFTADDVDYQEYLKRTQDQPPIVEDCRIRPMGNQRNQDRYRDNRPQRGWEGRRDWSNSNSSNQSHRGRGWGNNYSQHRQERSYDQHGHHGYNPSNQRFQSDRYY; translated from the exons ATGACGGAGACTCCCGACCCCGTTCAGATGTACGAAAAAATGTTTGCCCACCGGTTTACAGCAGATGATGTCGACTATCAGGAGTATCTGAAACGGACACAAGACCAACCCCCAATTGTAGAGGACTGCAGAATCCGACCTATGGGCAACCAAAGAAACCAGGATCG GTATCGGGATAATAGACCCCAAAGAGGTTGGGAAGGCAGACGTGATTGGTCAAATTCTAACAGTTCTAACCAGTCACAcagaggaagagggtgggggaacaactACAGCCAACACAGACAAGAACGCTCCTACGATCAGCATGGACACCATGGGTATAACCCCAGCAACCAGAGGTTTCAATCTGACCGCTATTATTGA